In one Alphaproteobacteria bacterium SS10 genomic region, the following are encoded:
- the hpnE gene encoding hydroxysqualene dehydroxylase HpnE, which translates to MGDQATKSAQRDRPTAHIIGAGIAGLSAGMHLTKAGYHVHLHERSNMLGGRCRSFEDAQLGCLIDNGNHLMMSGNADILSLVELAGASDRLLVGADATYRFAEPATGKSWALAMDDGRWPGWLFDPDRRVPDSRPMDYLGLLKIMLAGKSARLGDLLPDGSMMDRFWEPLILAVLNLPVAEADAGLMRQVLKETVLRGGRYARPVIAKDGLGPDIVEPMAAWLEYEGAQIDFRGDIRQLTKNHHCVTAVERGDGIEITLGDRDAVVLAIPPIAASRLVPDLPVPEEGEPIFNLHFRLPDYQAPKDDTVPVVGLVGTTAQWVFLRDGLISVTVSAARHLPPGDDETLAASIWAEIAPVLDLASQALPAYRVIREKRATFTQTPDNVAKRPRAVTGWRNLFIAGDWTNTGLPATIEGAARSGRLAAEAVVKYAA; encoded by the coding sequence ATGGGTGATCAAGCAACCAAATCAGCACAGCGAGACAGGCCAACCGCGCACATCATCGGTGCCGGGATTGCTGGCCTGTCTGCCGGTATGCATCTGACCAAGGCGGGCTATCACGTCCATTTGCATGAACGCAGCAACATGCTGGGTGGTCGGTGCCGATCGTTTGAGGATGCCCAGCTTGGCTGCCTGATCGATAACGGCAATCACCTCATGATGTCGGGCAATGCCGACATTCTCTCCCTGGTTGAGTTGGCGGGGGCTAGCGACCGGTTGTTGGTGGGGGCTGACGCAACCTATCGATTTGCTGAACCGGCCACAGGCAAAAGCTGGGCACTCGCCATGGATGACGGTAGATGGCCCGGCTGGCTATTCGATCCCGATCGCCGTGTGCCTGACAGTAGGCCGATGGACTATCTGGGCCTGCTTAAGATCATGTTGGCCGGTAAGTCCGCACGGCTTGGCGATTTGTTGCCCGATGGATCGATGATGGACCGGTTCTGGGAACCCTTGATCCTCGCGGTTCTCAATCTCCCTGTGGCTGAGGCCGATGCCGGTCTGATGCGCCAGGTTTTGAAGGAGACGGTGCTGCGTGGCGGTCGCTACGCCCGGCCGGTCATCGCTAAGGACGGGTTGGGCCCGGACATTGTTGAGCCCATGGCCGCCTGGCTAGAGTATGAGGGCGCCCAGATCGATTTCCGTGGCGATATCCGCCAGCTCACCAAGAACCATCACTGCGTTACCGCCGTTGAGCGTGGCGATGGCATTGAGATTACCTTGGGCGATAGGGACGCCGTTGTGCTTGCCATCCCGCCCATTGCTGCAAGCCGCCTAGTCCCCGACTTGCCGGTGCCGGAGGAGGGGGAGCCGATCTTCAACTTACATTTCCGCCTACCGGATTATCAGGCGCCGAAAGACGACACGGTTCCAGTTGTTGGCTTGGTTGGTACGACTGCGCAATGGGTTTTCCTGCGCGACGGCTTGATCAGTGTGACGGTCAGCGCTGCACGCCATCTGCCGCCGGGTGATGATGAAACCTTAGCGGCATCGATTTGGGCGGAGATTGCGCCAGTACTCGATTTGGCTAGTCAGGCACTGCCAGCCTACCGTGTGATTAGGGAGAAGCGGGCGACCTTTACCCAGACCCCAGACAACGTGGCAAAGCGGCCCCGGGCGGTCACGGGCTGGCGCAATCTGTTTATCGCCGGTGATTGGACCAATACCGGTCTGCCAGCCACGATTGAAGGGGCGGCCAGATCGGGACGTTTGGCCGCTGAAGCGGTTGTGAAATATGCGGCCTAG
- the shc gene encoding squalene--hopene cyclase, translating into MDGGMRSSAAVDPALNPLDPSADNQVTDGRAVNDDTPIDADALNALIEEAGTALQGLQRDDGHWVFELEADATIPSEYIFLRHFLGQPDDALEPKIGRYLRSRQLEGGGWPLFHDGEMDISASVKAYFALKIIGDDPDAPHMVKAREAIHKAGGAESANVFTRIALCLFGQLPWRAVPVMPVEIMLLPDWFPFHMSKVSYWSRTVIAPLLIIMALKPQAKNPRGIDIKELFLRDPAKIKRFNSNPTGSSLGEVFITLDKVLQKAEPLLFKGNRRDEAIAKAERFILERLNGEDGLGGIFPAMANAVMAFDALGYKRDHPDFQIALKSIEKLLIIDEAKDMAYCQPCLSPIWDTCLAAHSMLEAATPDSRASVQASLDWLVERQILDCRGDWANRAPNLRPGGWAFQYRNDYYPDVDDTAVVVMAMHRHDPDRYAHPIRRAVEWIIGMQSRNGGWGAFDVDNTYEYLNSIPFADHGALLDPPTADVTARCLSALAQIGFSSRHPVMQRGLDYLKREQEPDGSWFGRWGVNYVYGTWSVLCALNVMGEDSRSPYIQQAVNWLKSMQQPDGGWGEDCATYWSEHRGLVKESVPSQTAWALLGLMAVGEVYDPAVTKGVAYLQKAQRDGACWEETFYTGGGFPRVFYLKYHGYAAYFPLWALSRYRNLSAGNRDRTDWGM; encoded by the coding sequence ATGGATGGTGGCATGCGATCGAGTGCGGCGGTTGATCCGGCCCTTAATCCGCTCGATCCCTCAGCAGATAATCAGGTGACCGATGGGCGTGCCGTCAATGACGATACGCCGATTGATGCTGATGCCCTCAACGCCCTTATCGAAGAGGCGGGCACCGCGCTTCAAGGCTTGCAACGTGATGACGGTCACTGGGTCTTTGAGCTTGAGGCCGATGCAACCATCCCGTCGGAGTACATCTTCCTACGCCATTTTCTGGGCCAGCCCGACGACGCGCTGGAGCCGAAGATTGGCCGATATCTGCGCTCCCGCCAGTTAGAAGGCGGTGGTTGGCCGCTGTTCCATGATGGTGAGATGGATATCAGCGCGTCGGTTAAGGCCTATTTCGCGCTGAAGATTATCGGCGATGACCCTGATGCCCCGCATATGGTGAAGGCCCGGGAAGCGATCCATAAGGCTGGCGGCGCTGAATCCGCCAATGTCTTTACCCGTATCGCGCTATGCCTGTTTGGTCAGCTGCCCTGGCGTGCCGTGCCGGTGATGCCGGTTGAAATCATGCTGCTGCCGGACTGGTTCCCCTTCCATATGTCGAAGGTGAGCTACTGGTCCCGGACCGTGATCGCGCCACTGCTGATCATCATGGCGCTAAAGCCCCAGGCGAAGAACCCGCGTGGCATCGATATCAAAGAGCTGTTCTTACGCGACCCGGCGAAGATCAAGCGCTTCAACTCAAACCCAACTGGCTCTTCTTTGGGTGAGGTGTTCATCACCCTCGACAAGGTCCTGCAGAAAGCCGAGCCGCTGCTATTTAAGGGCAACCGACGGGATGAGGCGATCGCCAAGGCTGAGCGCTTTATTCTAGAGCGCCTGAATGGTGAGGACGGTCTGGGCGGTATCTTCCCAGCCATGGCCAATGCCGTGATGGCCTTTGATGCCCTGGGCTACAAACGTGACCATCCTGACTTCCAAATCGCACTGAAGAGCATTGAGAAGCTTTTGATCATCGATGAGGCAAAGGACATGGCCTATTGCCAGCCTTGCCTGTCGCCGATTTGGGATACCTGCCTCGCGGCCCATTCGATGCTTGAGGCGGCAACCCCTGATAGCCGTGCCTCGGTTCAGGCCTCACTTGATTGGCTGGTAGAGCGGCAGATCCTCGATTGCCGTGGTGATTGGGCGAACCGCGCGCCAAATCTGCGTCCCGGTGGCTGGGCCTTCCAATACCGCAATGACTACTACCCCGACGTTGATGATACAGCGGTGGTTGTCATGGCGATGCATCGTCACGATCCGGATCGCTATGCGCACCCAATCCGCCGTGCGGTGGAGTGGATCATCGGCATGCAAAGCCGGAACGGCGGTTGGGGTGCTTTCGACGTCGACAACACCTATGAGTATCTGAACAGCATCCCATTTGCTGATCACGGTGCCTTGCTTGACCCGCCGACCGCTGACGTAACCGCCCGCTGTCTTTCAGCCTTGGCGCAGATTGGTTTTTCCAGCCGCCACCCCGTTATGCAACGTGGCCTTGACTACCTTAAGCGTGAGCAAGAGCCCGATGGCTCATGGTTTGGCCGTTGGGGCGTGAACTACGTCTATGGCACCTGGTCGGTGCTTTGCGCTCTCAATGTGATGGGTGAGGATTCCCGCTCGCCATACATTCAGCAGGCGGTGAATTGGCTGAAGTCTATGCAGCAGCCCGATGGTGGCTGGGGCGAGGATTGCGCGACCTACTGGTCTGAACATCGGGGCTTGGTGAAGGAAAGCGTGCCATCACAGACCGCTTGGGCTTTGCTTGGCCTGATGGCGGTCGGTGAGGTGTATGACCCAGCCGTGACCAAGGGTGTTGCCTATCTTCAGAAGGCGCAGCGTGATGGTGCCTGTTGGGAGGAGACCTTCTATACCGGTGGCGGTTTCCCGCGGGTCTTCTATCTGAAGTATCACGGCTATGCCGCTTACTTCCCACTCTGGGCACTGTCCCGGTATCGCAACCTATCGGCCGGCAATCGTGACCGAACCGATTGGGGCATGTAG